The sequence below is a genomic window from Trichosurus vulpecula isolate mTriVul1 chromosome 5, mTriVul1.pri, whole genome shotgun sequence.
TGCTGACCTACTTAAGACCCCTGCTTAAAACTTCTTCTACCTCTAATTTCTTCTGTCTTGGATTTTACTCTTCAACCCACAGTCCCTGTTGTGGGAGGGTTAGGGCTATGTAAACAATAGTTAGCTATTGTTCCATTTGGAGGCGCAGAGTGAGATTATCTCTATCTAGGCAAGTTAGGTTTGTGATGAATACCCATAAACTTAAATCAGAAACTAAGGGAAATAACTATGGGTGAGGAATTAGGCTCTTCTCCTTATTCAGCAGTCATTAATAAAAACCCCTGCAGCATTCAGAGCACTGCACTAGCTACTAGTCTTTGTATTCTAGGGACTTATCCTAATGGATGAGCCACCTGTAatgaacagaaatagggaaagcAGCAGTCATAGAAGAGTATGTCCAATAGAAAGGCTAGGAAGAGATTACTGCATTACGAAGTGAATGGAATGAGTTTTAGGGCAGTTTCCTAAAGAGAAAAAGTTTTGAATTTGGGTTCTACTGAAGGTCAAGTAAGTGAAAAAGTGGCTCACTGGATCAGGGCCTTCAGAATTAGTGGAGAAGTAGTGGGAGGGCAGAGGAATAAATGATGAGATAAAAGAGTGGACAGGCAAGCATATTTGGGAGACTAGTCTGCTTGAGTGGAAAAGGTGACGAAAAATGAGAGGTTAGGTTACCAACTGGGGCCAAGGTATAGAGGATCTTGAATGTTAGGCTCAGGCCTTTGTTCTTCAAGTTTCATGAGACATTTACTTCCCACATATCACTTCTCTATTCATAACTCTCCATTTGCTCTCTCTTGTGGAATGATCtggcagtgatgtcaaactcaaatagaagtagGGGTAGGGTAGGAGACCATACATAGGGATCTCTGTGGGCCAtttattaacttagaaaaccaaataTGAGCATTacctatattctattgtatttttacttattttgttacattttccccaattacattttcgtAGTTCATGtgggctgtgtgtttgacacctctagtgTGCAGGACGGATTGGAGGGAACAGACTGTAAGCAGTCTTGTGATGGGTTAAGTGAAGAGAGTTTGGACAAGAGTGGTACTGGTGGGGAAGGAAAATAAAGTGTAAGTGGCCATGCATGACACATATAACCAGGGACTTCCTTCACTCTTTCATATTCCTGAATGTAGCCCTCAAGCAAAAAGCCCTGGGGAGACCAATGAACTGATGATCTAGTCTGATTAGCAAGCAAAAagtaaaaggaggggggaggtggCCTGAGTTTATTCCTGAATTGATTAATAGCTTTCTACTTTCAccattccctctcttttcctcattttgagTCACTGCCCAAACAGAATCAGTTGCCAAGGCCTACCAGGTCTACCTCCATGCCATCTGGCCACACTCTTAGCATCCCTAGTCCAGACGCTCATTACTTCCACCTGGATTACTGATTGCCTTcttcctggttttcctggctttccCCACTCTAATCTACCTTAAAATAACTACTGAAATATCCTTCTAGAGGCATGAGTCTGAGAGGCATGCCCCTGCTCAGAAAAGTTCAGGGACTTCCAATTACTGggagaataaaacacaaattgcTTGTTTTAGGACTGTGCACATAAGGGTCTGCATATTCTTAACTCCAGCCTGCCTTCCAAGCTTATTTCCTGTTACTTTATGTTGTGGCCAAACTGACCTCCTGTCTCCTGACTCTGCATGTACACaggctcttccctctccctggaatacactccctttCCAAATCTTGCTAGTCCTTCTAAGGCTCAGCCAAAGGTTCCATCACCTGGGCTTTTTAAAAACTTGCCCtgattctcccctcctcctccctgaccCTCCCTCCACACACAGCTGAGTGTTCTGTCCCTTTTCCTAAGGCATTCTGAATCTCTTTTTTGTCCCCATTGCTCCCTATGCTCCCTAGAATGTGAACTTGAGGGAAAGAGCTTCCATTTcagttttgtatccctagcacctatcaCACGTCTGTAATGGGCAAAATTCGCTACTAATTTTATCCATTGTTCAGGCCTTGATCTTCCCCTTTGGAGAATGGaccacatttctttctctttttctattataATGGAAGCTCATTTTTagtagggatcatttcattctttgtatttttataccCCAGTACCTGGGgattaacaaatgctcattaacCTACTGGCTGATGTCTACCAGGATGAAGGAACTCTccaggtttttggagagaccgTGTCCTCCTTGTCCTGGCTCAGGTACTATTATATGTGTGCCCGGTGCGCCCTCTGGTGTCAGTGCCTGGTTCTGTCACATGGGTTTCATGGGATCATATAGATTTAGGGTGgaaaaggaacttagaggtcataaagtccaacctccttattttacagatgaataaactgaggcccagagaaatgaacagacaaagtcatacagctagtaactattTAGGGGGATTGGAACCTTGCCTCAGATCCACTGGACTGTGAGTCTATAGATTCCCAAAATTATAGAATGTTGGAGCTTGGAAGGAAATTAAggactatctagtccaacaccaacattttacatatgagaaaaggaggacctggaaatAAGATGACTTGCCTAAAGGCACACATTTGGTCTAAAAGCCAAGTCTCCTGCCTTGTTCTCTACTTCTACACAACAAGGGTCTTGATTGCCCTGTGGTAGGTTGTCCTGTTCCAGTCCTTCACTGTGccctttttcttctgtctctcctctcccccacaggGCATTGCAGGTACAGATGTGGCAAAGGAGGCATCAGACATCATTCTAACAGATGACAACTTTACCAGCATTGTTAAGGCAGTGATGTGGGGTCGAAACGTCTATGATAGCATTTCCAAGTTTCTGCAGTTCCAGCTCACTGTCAATGTGGTGGCTGTGATTGTGGCCTTCATTGGGGCCTGTTTCACCCAGGTGCAATGAGGAAGCTCAGTCTGGGGGATGGGTCAAAAGGTGGATGGGAAATGGGAAGTATGGCAGCTAAGAAGAATAAAGGAGAGCACTGTGCTGCTAGGGCAGATGAGAAGCCCAGGCCACTTCTGTGACATCTTCAGATGTCTTGGTGAAGAACTCCAGTAATTATAAGCAGGAGTTACTATCATTGAACAGTTTACtccttacaaagcactttgctcatAGCAATGTAGTAAAAGCATGTAGTGAAGGCAGTTAGAAGAACAGCAACCCCATCTTACGTGTAGTAGGCAAATGGAGATTCAGCAACGTTACAGATGCCTTGTCCATGCTCACTGGTTGGGAAGTGTGTGGACTAGACCTTGGTTCCAGTCTCCAACCATCAAAGTCCAGTGCTGCTTCTGTTTCAGGGAGTAGGGATAGAAGAAAGAATGgggcaaagaaaggggaaaggtttatggaaaaaaaaagttgaaaagggaaatccttttcttcctgctAGGATTCCCCACTGAAAGCTGTGCAAATGTTGTGGGTGAACCTGATCATGGATACTTTTGCCTCCCTTGCCCTGGCTACCGAGCCACCCACAGAGGTGTTGCTCTTGAGACAACCCTATGGCCATGATAAGCCACTGATCTCCAGCACTGATATGCTGGGACATGCAATCTACCAGGTTTGCATTGTCTTTATCCTTCTTTTTGTTGGTGAGCCAAGGCAGGGGTTAGGAAAGGAGACCCCAGAGAGCTAGACTGTGGGGAGTGGGCAAGGCATTTTGTTTCTTGGTAACTAGGGTCCTACGATCCCACGGTTTCTCCTAACCCCCCTCCCAAACTTATCTTGTCTTCCCTACCTAGGTGAAAAGTTCATCAACAGTGGGAGAAAATCCCCCTTAAATGCCCCACCCTCCCAACATTATACCATTGTATTCAATACCTTCATCCTAATGCAGCTCTTCAATGAAATCAATGCCCGAAAAATCCATGGTGAGAGGAATGTCTTTGAAGGCATGTACCGTAACCCCATCTTCTGTAGTGTGGTGATTGGCTCATTTATCATCCAGGTAAGACAAAGTTTGAACAGTCAGAGTCCCAGGGAGAGAGCAGGAAGGGCAAGAGGCCACCCAGGGTAGTGTGGGGCTGAAGGTGGGATATCCTTTATGTGGGACTCCATATTCTCTCTGAACCTAATACAGAATGTGAGCAGTAAATGCAGCTTGGGCTGGGGGTTAAAAACTTTGTAGATTTCCTTAATATTGCTGTTGGTCCATCATTgtggaaatggaaaattattctTGCAAGTGAGTACAGAGCACAAAAATGCAATGAGATTTAACAGTAACATGAAGCTGCTGCAATTGTTATCATGCTAATTAAGGGAAGGAACAAGAGTCCCTAAGGAAATAGTTAGTATCATTGGTAAGAGGGCTGTACTTGACTTGGATAACACCCATACCATACCTTTCTCTGAGATCCCATCTTTAACAGCCTTTCTttgctctgggaatacaaaggcaggcttcttccctctctcttttgcgTATGTCAGTGCCATGGATTTCCAGGGTCCTGATTCTCATTATGTCCTTGGGTGTTAAACTGGTTAGAgagaactgggggtgggggtgtgtgtcaacaatctggctagcagctgctgtgagggtgtaaaggggaacaacaaccagctcacagaatgctgcaagcccaggtccttttcatctactttactaaggaaaacaacgttaaggggttaacaatcttactttaatccagcatacaaatatcatttacttagttcgggggaaaaaaccagcaccctgaattacagaccaaatacaattcatagttatcaacatctgagcattcagccggggagctcattataatggCTGACCCAGACAGTGTTGCCCATAACAACTGGGACTTAGAGGATCGTAAGTTAAAGGACCCttaaaggtcacctagtctagcccctttattttacggatgaggaaactgaagcagagacaGGGTGGTGTAGTAGGTAGAATGAGTTGAAACTTTTACCCAcctactaactttgtgaccccacactttagttcccttatctgtaaggACTCAGtggccttctcccctcctttcccgtGCTAAAGCTATGATCTTGTTGATCCTATAAAATCCAGAATAGTAAGTGActttcttgcccaaggtcacacagacagtgagcagcagaactgggttttgaagccaggtcttctaacCCTAAGCCCatgcactttttttttccaatgacaagGCTCACTTTAGGTCAAAAGAACTACGCTCAAACTCTGCCTGTGTAACCTTAgttaggcaagtcactctctgagcctcagtttactcacctataaaatgaaggcattggactggCTGATTTCACATCTCAATCTTCTCgagtcctggctctgtcatttattagctgtgtgatcataagcaaatcacttcccctctcagatGAGAATGCTTCCATGACCTACCTTTCTACCTTACAAGATTATGgaaaggaaagcactttggaaatggAAGGTCCTATACAAGCAAGAGCCGCCATTATTCAGCCACTCACCTCTGCTCTAGccatgtctctttttttctcacagATCCTCATAGTGGAaatctctgtctcagtcttcTTTCTAGTCATGGACCCTTGGGTCATGACCTCTGGTTTGAGCCAAACTACACTTCCACCTTTGTCCTTAAGGAACTTGTTAGTCCCTAGCTGAGGGAGGTGTTTCTCTACTTGGTACCAAAGATTCTTCTGCTGGACTGTTGCCTTTTTTCCACTGACTTAGCAGTTGcttccttccccactctcctATAGGTCCCTTGTTCTGGGCCATGGAAGTCATGCCCTCATCCCTGAACCCCTGACCTATTTCTTTGGTCAGTTTTCCTGAAGCACATTGACTAGCTAGTCACCAAACTTAGGTCTGCATTTTGAGGctgtatttttctgtatttttgagACTTTCTGCGACTGTCATCTCTTGGCAGCTGAGTCTGAGCTCAGTATAGCAGCACCAACTACCTATTGGCTATCCCAAAGgcttctcaaattcaacatgtccaaaacataaaACTCTGtcactttcctttcccttcttcctcacttccattttttcagtcacCCAAATCCACAACCTCAGTCAGCCTTGACATtcactctgcctcacttttcatccaattagttgccaagtacTGTCatttacaacatctcttgtattcatccccctctctctccattcattacctcttgcctgaaTTATTATCatggcttcctaattggtctccttgcctccacaTAGCtgtcagagtgattttcctaaattttaGGTTTGAATTCAAGATTGATACTGTCATTAGAAAGGGGTTTGGAGTAGTGTCTTGGAAAGTAGATGCAGCAAGTAGCAGAAAAGGAAAGATTAAGAAGCTTGAGGTAGGCAGAGAACCAGTAAGCACACTCACTAGAACAAGCTTTgggaaagaagacagaagagggaCCCTAGGAATCATTGGTGCTATAGGTGGTCCCAGAAAAGGAGTTCAGAGGGACTTTAGAGAGTAGCAATTAATAAATTTTATAGCCAGATGCATACAAAGCTTAAGTTTAGTATGAAGTCAGTTAGAAATTAGATAAATACAGGTTTGTGTTTTTGTACCAACCGCTATTTTAAATGTTAGTATAGATTAGATAGCTTTACAAGCTCAAAGAACCAAATGGGAGAAGAACACTTATTTGCTTTTCCACAGAAAGCTATTGAATAATGAATGGtagcaataaatatttctttttctacaaGATACCTTATTCCAGGACCATCTCTGTGCAGTATCAGATTCAGGAGCTACATAAGGGCGGGAATTGTGATCTGTCATGATGGCAACGAAAAGTCTCCTTTCTTGGTGATGGAACTCCAGGATCATGTCTGTACCTACTTACACAAAATGATAGCCAGTTAAACCTTATGCCTTGTTTCCCTGCCCACCCACGTCCAGTTTTTGCCTAACTTAAGAGATTTCACCTCTCTCATTGTGCCCATCCCTACAGATAATCAACTCAGTGCCTACTTCAAAACTGACtttcttgaaggaagctgggtaTGCCATCACCAAAGAAGAAATCTCCAAGAGAAGCCTGGCTGAGGGACTGGAAGAAATTGACTGTGGAGAAATGGAGCTGCGCCATGGCCAGATTCTCTGGTTCCGGGGTTCACTTTCTGCTAAGCAGGTAAGGTGACCCAGGGTTAAGGACACTCAAGCATTGATAGATTTTTTTGTTGGCAGGGTAGCCCTAGTTTGGACAGTGTTCATCCCCCTCCAGAAAAGAACTTTCAAATAGTGTCTCCATGAAGACAGAATTCCTATCAGATCCTTGCTGAGTCTCCTTTTCTAAGCCACTGCTGCTTTTTTCCTGCCATGATAGTATGGTGAGGAAAAGGATAGGCAGGGGAAAGTTTGGCCAGAGCCCAGCCCCATCCCCTGTCTTTCTCCTACTAACTTTAATAGTACAGTGAGAGATGTGCTGGGTGCAGGTGAGTAAAGAGAGGTGCCTCTTCATGATTAAGTGTCTTTTGCAGGATCCAAACTTGCTACCAGGATGAGGAGAAGCCAGCTTCCTTTGGCCCTCTATCCATCTCCCTGCCCTTATTAGAACCTAGCTCCTTCCCTCAGCCTAACAGGGACACCATTTAGTAGTTCCCTAGTGGTTTCCCTATCTTCAGTTAGCCAGTTCTATGAGTTGGCAATGCCCATAAAGGACACTGAGGTGGCCTTTCTAGACGGACCCTATTTATACCATTTTCAAATCATGTCATGAGACCTAAGCAGCTAAACCTTTCAGTTGGTCTTATAGTTTAGAAATGCCTCAATCTGCCTTACCCACAGAACACAAAATTGGTGATATTGGCATTTTTAACTAAGCCTGGCACAAGACCACTTTCCCCATGGACAAAGTGCTGCTCTCCAGGCTGGTGACATAGCAGGCTTTTATGAAACCCAAAgatcccttcccttccttaacTCTTCAGAGTCTCCAGAGCCAAAACCCTGGTGCCTGGGATTTTTGGGTACCCCTCCCTTTGAGGCATTCATTACTTTCCTTTGGATCTGCTCTTTTTAAAGTAAcctatgtttttgcttttcctcccTTTAGGGTCTCCTGCCTTCTCTTGTCCTAACCAGATCCCCTGGCGCAGTGTCTTTTGATTCCTACCAACCCTTCTCTTGGGGCCTAGGGTTTCCAGGGTTTCCTCTCTACCCTTATTCTCCACCTTACTTCCCTCCAAGCCgccatatatacatgtttatatttgGTGTGACCTACCCACCTGACTCTGGTCATCCAGCCAACTTTTGAGGGGTAAGGGTAACAAGGGAGTataaatctatataaatatacatataccttACTTGGGCATACACTTGAGCACTGAGGGACAGAGCCTCAGAGGAGAGTGTTTAAGAGTAGGgaagggggcagttaggtggcgcagtgagtagagcactggccctggagtcaggagtgcctgagttcaaatccggcctcaaacacttgacacatttactagctgtgtgaccttgggtaagtcacttaaccgcaattatcctgccttccccccctgcaaaaaaaaaaaaaaaccaaaaagagtaGGGAGGCAGCTGGGCTCCAGCTACATTGTCAGTCTTTGAGCTTCTACCCCATATGTGCAATAGCAAGTAATGCCCTATAATCATCCTAGTCTGCACATACTATCACTGAAGGGAAATGGTTTTAGCTATGGCAGCCATCCCTGGACACCCTACTCCCATGTGATAGGGAAGGACCCTCTGTGCTTGCCCTAACTCATTCAAAGCCAGTGGGGAATTAGGTCACTAATGTGATGCAAGAGAAGATGGGTAGGGTAGTAGAAGGGCTGATGTTTCAGCCCATGCCATGTTCTGAATTCAGAAACCTATTTGGAACACTCTTAAGTCTTCCCAAACAACCTCCTGAATAAGAATGACCAATTGACCAAAAGCAGCTAGCCTTTTTGCTTTCCCAACTTCCTCTTCCCCTGCGGAAGTGTCATAGGGACTAAAATGAATGAAACCAGATCATCTTCTAGTCCTTTGGTAGATGTAcctggggaaggaagggacaTGAGTGCTTTCAAGGCTATTCTACAGGGTATAAACTTTGTGTGGTGTCTAGAGTTGTGTACACATTTAGGGAATGGAAAGGTGGTGCTTTCCCACAACTCTGGTTTTTGGTCTTTACCTGTACCAAACAGTAAGATGGTTTGAGGGATTGATGGGACCAAATAGGAGGGGAATGAGCCCTGCCTATCATTGGGCTGACAATATGTGCTGTCAGAAGGGTAGAAGCACAGATGGTGTTAATGTCCTCTGCCTCTAAGgggcaaagcaatttggaaaccaAATCTTCTCCTTCCACAGGGCCAGAGTAGCAGCTGTTCACCACCACCATCTTTAccacctcctctccctcccctttctcagtCTAACCCCCAGGTTATTCCCAGTACTTGCCAGGTCCTCAGGGTTAAAggtttcatccttaatggccatggacagaggaggaaagaatgctcttagatcagccccatctgggcttgttgacataagatagaggcatctctgagcttactcagagaacaaagagatcagatttttcttctggttaatcagttcatactctgagtcttattgaaattacaaaaatgatataaaatggtattaaattATGCtctatacatatgcattcatGGCAATAGATACTTTAAGGGAGATAATCTTAAAGGGAAAGATTAATTAAGTACCTCTTGGACCACTTCATCTTTAGCATCCATAGTCCTTTGGCATCTTTCGAGGACGATTTCTTCCACGAACTCAGTTCCAGGAGGAATTCTTTAGTGCTGAACAGGAATCTATCCATAGGATATATCTCACCTTGTTTCAATAATcctgctagcagttgctgtgggggtgtaagatccatcaacaaccagcacccacaaagctgccaacatgggctcttttgatctgctttactaaggaaagtagcactaaggggttaacaatcttatttcaaaccaatgtagaaatatcattcaccttgttcagggggaaaagccagcaccctaaactttaaaacaaatacaaacaaattacaaatgtcaaCAGACTGACCTTGTCTTATTCAAATCacaacacagttaccagagaagaccAACATCTGAGTTGTAAAGCTGGGGGGGAAGTtgcagcttacccagagtctcaacactccttccctGAGTGTGCCCCCGAAAATCCAatgccaagctgtcctcaattatgTCCTAttgtaatactggaaaaatcaggaGACCTCTgagaaaccccagtttgcatgATAAGGAATGGACTTAGACTTTctggcatttagcagatatccctgaggctctgtgactccaccaaggagtgtcaataagattatccacttaaggataacctgtcagaatcttttgctCAGTCAGGAccttttgttcctgttccccccaccctgtgacctggcctgtaggttccagaAGATATTTAACCACTGTACTCCCATATGTCCTATATAAGCCATACCTTCACCCTAACACGGGGCCATTTGATCTGGGTGGCATACCCCTaatggctgccggctaataaattctccatttaaaacttatattcTGTGGCGTGTATCACTCACTTCTGGTACATCATTTTGGaagccccagcgagatgaggcagTATTTCGTGTTACTGCCCTGGAAACACACACAGAATTTCGGAcgtcaacagggagtctctgcccccgatccaccttctctcacttcagagggccagCTCCTGggtatttcttttcctaggactttGATGTGgggtgatggtctcggagaatgggctctttgctgacttgTCCCTTTTTGGCCTACAGAGAATtccggagaattctggttttcagacctctagagATAAGGTTTCTGTTTTGGGGCTAGCTGTTTGGTCTCTGTTAACACGGTAACCCTGATGAGGGGTGTTTtcagatttgggggaaaatttgGGATGCTATCTTTTCccattggggtgtgggaagattgggggtcgtatccctaaggaggaaacctggtttactttctttcctctgaggggacttgTTTAGTCTTCAATTGACCCATGctattggttttctgttttgtgttgaggtgtgggaagattgggggtcgtatccctaaggaggaaacctggtttaatttctttcctctgagggtaTTTGTTTAGTTTTAAATTAACCCACGCTAttggtttttctgttttgtgttttggggtATGAGGAAGATTGGGGGTTGTATCCCTAAGGCGGAAACCTGGTttaatttctttcctctgagggtaTTTGTTTAGTTTTAAATTAACCCACGCTAttggtttttctgttttgtgttttggggtATGAGGAAGATTGGGGGTCATTATCCCTAAGAAGGAAATTTCTTTCCTCCGAGGGAATTTATTTAGCCTTCAATTAACCCACGCtattgatttttctgttttgtgttgaggtgtgagagagattggggtcGTATCTCTGAGGAGgaaaatctttcctctgaggggacttatttagccttcgatttcacccacactgtatGGTTCTCTGTTTTATGTTCTGTACGTTTTGAATTTGTCTGTGCCTGTGTGTctgtcaaaattgtgaaatgtctatgttttgttaaaaaaaatctgaaacataggcagccagagatttcaggctgcaactagggaaacaTACTCCTTTCCTCGTGGTTCCTGTTTGGCCAACGTGGAACTATggtgggaatgggttaaaattttggcagattctggtttttaaattgttaaaaaagtttggaaattggttagttgaattttgagagaaagaactgaaattgtaaattcattccaggggctcactcttgctgaaacacctcctcccaatgaatgccttctggctaaaattaaaaaaaaaaaaaaacctccgttaaagtcttcagtgggaccctagcatttgtctttgtccctgatcaCAGTTAGGAGGGACTCTTTTCACTTAGATTCAAGTGCAAAAAGGTTTTGAGAAGTAAGCAAAAGGTGAAGTTTGCTTGAATTACAATTActgagatcttttcactattgttgtcctgtctctgacagagctagggctgcagtaaaagttagagcagttaaatcaaactcctctcctcccagatcagattagaggAGAATGCAGGAGAAACTGTATGGAAAACTTAAATCATCCTCCCCACCGgacaaaaggaggagagggacagaaattcacagactgacaatcagtcctgtgcccctgggtacctttgtagcctaTCCTTGtggcaaagttttaaaaagtaaatttgtgaaagagagagatagaaacctgtataaaggaatttagggaggttgtagaatagcagcttgagatcACCTGGCTAGCCAGGGGCCCATGTGCTGCTCTTAGTTGCCATGTGCTCCTGACCTCACCCTTCGCCCACCATCCACATTGAAAAATTatgggagctgaagctaaaagaaacttgtaaagaaatagggctggttagttagtgcttggaaggtaagctcctttgccctcaaggggctaccaagccccacctagggaggagcccttagaaaactgaaagggatttttccctttatctgagacagcaggctgaaggggaaactgagaaatattttagcttgatagaaagaatgagtgggggtGTTGCAAgcccatgtgctcttaaggaccactccctcttatcttccttaggagtcaaaaaaaatccttttaggcattttttgtataagatgaagcttggaaaaagtgggtgcaaattaagtttctcattctttcataagttcattcatggccaggcaaaagttcctaatacctgggccagaggtagtgagTGCTGAAGGATATACatctaaataaagtgtatttaggatgttaatgtattaatatatgtaatgtatgtatttatatgttaatgtattaatataaaaataccaGAAGTgataggatcaacaattcctatatgtgataatctggaaatgcaattgatgtcatctgaaatttattgtttctgtatttctacaattatattatatttcttattttctattttctattctcttagattgtgtagttttgagaagaccattatgtgattttaatttgagtttgatatatgtgaattggatgctCTTAAACGATGTGATCAaaagttggtaattttaaactatcatatttggtttagaaatgtatctacctagactgaaatgaatagttcaaattttacatacataataatgtttagggcatcatcacatttctataatataaaaatattttgttagagttgcattaggttaagaagttggacaattgctgtaacctaagaaattattacctccaagttttgtctggaagttcagttgaaattgttcttgttataaatcaactatttatacaaaggccttgttaggtcctcttgtaatctctgtcaattcaggaCACATTTCGAattgttaaaatgtggttttataaacagtaatcttTTCTTGTTCAATGctgagagtattgggccttagaaattaaaatgttaccac
It includes:
- the LOC118851196 gene encoding plasma membrane calcium-transporting ATPase 4-like encodes the protein MQGIAGTDVAKEASDIILTDDNFTSIVKAVMWGRNVYDSISKFLQFQLTVNVVAVIVAFIGACFTQDSPLKAVQMLWVNLIMDTFASLALATEPPTEVLLLRQPYGHDKPLISSTDMLGHAIYQVCIVFILLFVGEKFINSGRKSPLNAPPSQHYTIVFNTFILMQLFNEINARKIHGERNVFEGMYRNPIFCSVVIGSFIIQILIVEISVSVFFLVMDPWIINSVPTSKLTFLKEAGYAITKEEISKRSLAEGLEEIDCGEMELRHGQILWFRGSLSAKQVLAGQGLPGVRGSQQVAPKRGARREDPAPREAPLTHRGKDHVSKRTAELLMKNNNTQLARERQPDETPEATRSRAREPDETLEEAAREEDEGASERMVRQFSLSTQTTPSIRMQKPEENRKTAIDSVRIGSWRKNKKGESCSGSIIFCV